One region of Citrus sinensis cultivar Valencia sweet orange chromosome 6, DVS_A1.0, whole genome shotgun sequence genomic DNA includes:
- the LOC102621401 gene encoding APETALA2-like protein 2 isoform X1, with translation MLDLNLSVYSGEYSNSMNRESSGSFHSSVVTSVGDCCSPASSSGGYIFSILKDSNNNSGSNQNDHHHHQHHYQNDNVLTQGGGGGGGGGSSGIPFIPLIINTEVEEEEEGNNNNDDERDRVASLSQQQEVQIQQHSHSRQMKKTRRGPRSKSSQYRGVTFYRRTGRWESHIWDCGKQVYLGGFDTALAAARAYDRAAIKFRGVDADINFHVDDYQDDIRIMSNFTKDEFVYSLRRQNTAAASRGTSKYRGVTLHKCGRWEARMGQYLGRKYVYLGLYNSEEEAARAYDRAVLKCIGREAVTNFDPNSYDENSIYGTNPAEGDNEVDLNLGIAPPKSNDGRKDENNWSKFLFQNGWNNMPNDFGARKTQLENSVAATARVQPAPCNPAMPIEPSPPGWSGGFSNHLLNQERALEKGNINSFPSWTWQFEAPLVGSAAVPRFSTAASSGFPSMITAPSVVSNHLHYPNTMVHDRYTQSIINPNMPHFCCRS, from the exons ATGTTGGATCTTAACTTGAGCGTGTACTCGGGCGAATATTCCAATTCCATGAACAGGGAAAGTTCTGGAAGCTTCCATTCCTCCGTCGTCACCTCCGTCGGTGACTGCTGCTCCCCTGCTTCCTCCTCCGGAGGTTACATTTTCAGTATACTGAAAGATTCTAACAACAACAGTGGCAGCAACCAAAAcgatcaccaccaccaccagcaTCACTATCAAAACGACAATGTTTTAACTCAAGGCGGCGGCGGAGGCGGCGGTGGAGGCAGCAGCGGCATTCCGTTTATTCCGTTAATAATAAACACAgaagtagaagaagaagaagaaggtaaCAACAATAACGATGATGAAAGGGACAGGGTAGCTTCACTATCACAGCAACAGGAGGTTCAGATTCAGCAGCACAGCCATAGTAGACAAATGAAGAAAACTAGACGTGGGCCTAGGTCTAAAAGTTCTCAGTACAGAGGCGTTACCTTCTACAGAAGAACGGGAAGATGGGAATCTCACATTtg GGATTGTGGGAAGCAAGTCTATTTGG GGGGATTTGACACAGCTCTTGCAGCGGCCAG GGCTTATGATCGAGCTGCTATAAAGTTTAGGGGAGTTGATGCAGACATCAATTTTCACGTTGATGATTATCAAGACGATATAAGAATT ATGagtaattttacaaaagaTGAATTCGTGTATTCTCTCCGCCGCCAGAACACTGCAGCAGCTAGCAGGggaacttcaaaatataggggAGTCACGCTGCACAAATGTGGCCGGTGGGAAGCTCGCATGGGGCAGTATCTGGGCAGGAA GTATGTTTACTTAGGGCTATACAATAGTGAAGAGGAAGCTGCAAG GGCTTATGACAGGGCTGTTCTGAAATGCATTGGGAGAGAAGCAGTCACAAATTTTGATCCCAACTCATATGATGAGAATTCGATCTATGGGACCAACCCTGCCG AGGGCGACAACGAAGTTGATCTAAATTTAGGAATTGCTCCTCCGAAATCAAACGATGGTAGAAAGGATGAAAACAATTGGAGCAAATTTCTATTCCAAAACGGCTGGAATAACATGCCCAATGATTTCGGAGCAAGAAAAACG CAACTGGAGAATTCTGTTGCTGCGACAGCAAGGGTTCAGCCTGCACCGTGTAACCCTGCTATGCCTATTGAGCCCTCTCCTCCTGGCTGGAGTGGTGGATTTTCTAATCACTTACTAAAT CAGGAAAGAGCATTAGAGAAGGGGAATATTAATTCCTTCCCTAGTTGGACATGGCAATTTGAAGCCCCTCTTGTTGGGTCAGCTGCAGTGCCACGCTTCTCTACTGCAGCATCATCAGGATTCCCTTCAATGATTACTGCACCTTCAGTCGTCTCCAATCACCTTCATTATCCGAACACAATGGTCCACGACCGTTACACCCAGTCGATCATCAACCCCAACATGCCTCATTTCTGCTGTAGAAGCTGA
- the LOC102621401 gene encoding APETALA2-like protein 2 isoform X2, which produces MLDLNLSVYSGEYSNSMNRESSGSFHSSVVTSVGDCCSPASSSGGYIFSILKDSNNNSGSNQNDHHHHQHHYQNDNVLTQGGGGGGGGGSSGIPFIPLIINTEVEEEEEGNNNNDDERDRVASLSQQQEVQIQQHSHSRQMKKTRRGPRSKSSQYRGVTFYRRTGRWESHIWDCGKQVYLGGFDTALAAARAYDRAAIKFRGVDADINFHVDDYQDDIRIMSNFTKDEFVYSLRRQNTAAASRGTSKYRGVTLHKCGRWEARMGQYLGRKYVYLGLYNSEEEAARAYDRAVLKCIGREAVTNFDPNSYDENSIYGTNPAEGDNEVDLNLGIAPPKSNDGRKDENNWSKFLFQNGWNNMPNDFGARKTQLENSVAATARVQPAPCNPAMPIEPSPPGWSGGFSNHLLNERALEKGNINSFPSWTWQFEAPLVGSAAVPRFSTAASSGFPSMITAPSVVSNHLHYPNTMVHDRYTQSIINPNMPHFCCRS; this is translated from the exons ATGTTGGATCTTAACTTGAGCGTGTACTCGGGCGAATATTCCAATTCCATGAACAGGGAAAGTTCTGGAAGCTTCCATTCCTCCGTCGTCACCTCCGTCGGTGACTGCTGCTCCCCTGCTTCCTCCTCCGGAGGTTACATTTTCAGTATACTGAAAGATTCTAACAACAACAGTGGCAGCAACCAAAAcgatcaccaccaccaccagcaTCACTATCAAAACGACAATGTTTTAACTCAAGGCGGCGGCGGAGGCGGCGGTGGAGGCAGCAGCGGCATTCCGTTTATTCCGTTAATAATAAACACAgaagtagaagaagaagaagaaggtaaCAACAATAACGATGATGAAAGGGACAGGGTAGCTTCACTATCACAGCAACAGGAGGTTCAGATTCAGCAGCACAGCCATAGTAGACAAATGAAGAAAACTAGACGTGGGCCTAGGTCTAAAAGTTCTCAGTACAGAGGCGTTACCTTCTACAGAAGAACGGGAAGATGGGAATCTCACATTtg GGATTGTGGGAAGCAAGTCTATTTGG GGGGATTTGACACAGCTCTTGCAGCGGCCAG GGCTTATGATCGAGCTGCTATAAAGTTTAGGGGAGTTGATGCAGACATCAATTTTCACGTTGATGATTATCAAGACGATATAAGAATT ATGagtaattttacaaaagaTGAATTCGTGTATTCTCTCCGCCGCCAGAACACTGCAGCAGCTAGCAGGggaacttcaaaatataggggAGTCACGCTGCACAAATGTGGCCGGTGGGAAGCTCGCATGGGGCAGTATCTGGGCAGGAA GTATGTTTACTTAGGGCTATACAATAGTGAAGAGGAAGCTGCAAG GGCTTATGACAGGGCTGTTCTGAAATGCATTGGGAGAGAAGCAGTCACAAATTTTGATCCCAACTCATATGATGAGAATTCGATCTATGGGACCAACCCTGCCG AGGGCGACAACGAAGTTGATCTAAATTTAGGAATTGCTCCTCCGAAATCAAACGATGGTAGAAAGGATGAAAACAATTGGAGCAAATTTCTATTCCAAAACGGCTGGAATAACATGCCCAATGATTTCGGAGCAAGAAAAACG CAACTGGAGAATTCTGTTGCTGCGACAGCAAGGGTTCAGCCTGCACCGTGTAACCCTGCTATGCCTATTGAGCCCTCTCCTCCTGGCTGGAGTGGTGGATTTTCTAATCACTTACTAAAT GAAAGAGCATTAGAGAAGGGGAATATTAATTCCTTCCCTAGTTGGACATGGCAATTTGAAGCCCCTCTTGTTGGGTCAGCTGCAGTGCCACGCTTCTCTACTGCAGCATCATCAGGATTCCCTTCAATGATTACTGCACCTTCAGTCGTCTCCAATCACCTTCATTATCCGAACACAATGGTCCACGACCGTTACACCCAGTCGATCATCAACCCCAACATGCCTCATTTCTGCTGTAGAAGCTGA
- the LOC102621401 gene encoding APETALA2-like protein 2 isoform X3, protein MLDLNLSVYSGEYSNSMNRESSGSFHSSVVTSVGDCCSPASSSGGYIFSILKDSNNNSGSNQNDHHHHQHHYQNDNVLTQGGGGGGGGGSSGIPFIPLIINTEVEEEEEGNNNNDDERDRVASLSQQQEVQIQQHSHSRQMKKTRRGPRSKSSQYRGVTFYRRTGRWESHIWDCGKQVYLGGFDTALAAARAYDRAAIKFRGVDADINFHVDDYQDDIRIMSNFTKDEFVYSLRRQNTAAASRGTSKYRGVTLHKCGRWEARMGQYLGRKYVYLGLYNSEEEAARAYDRAVLKCIGREAVTNFDPNSYDENSIYGTNPAEGDNEVDLNLGIAPPKSNDGRKDENNWSKFLFQNGWNNMPNDFGARKTERALEKGNINSFPSWTWQFEAPLVGSAAVPRFSTAASSGFPSMITAPSVVSNHLHYPNTMVHDRYTQSIINPNMPHFCCRS, encoded by the exons ATGTTGGATCTTAACTTGAGCGTGTACTCGGGCGAATATTCCAATTCCATGAACAGGGAAAGTTCTGGAAGCTTCCATTCCTCCGTCGTCACCTCCGTCGGTGACTGCTGCTCCCCTGCTTCCTCCTCCGGAGGTTACATTTTCAGTATACTGAAAGATTCTAACAACAACAGTGGCAGCAACCAAAAcgatcaccaccaccaccagcaTCACTATCAAAACGACAATGTTTTAACTCAAGGCGGCGGCGGAGGCGGCGGTGGAGGCAGCAGCGGCATTCCGTTTATTCCGTTAATAATAAACACAgaagtagaagaagaagaagaaggtaaCAACAATAACGATGATGAAAGGGACAGGGTAGCTTCACTATCACAGCAACAGGAGGTTCAGATTCAGCAGCACAGCCATAGTAGACAAATGAAGAAAACTAGACGTGGGCCTAGGTCTAAAAGTTCTCAGTACAGAGGCGTTACCTTCTACAGAAGAACGGGAAGATGGGAATCTCACATTtg GGATTGTGGGAAGCAAGTCTATTTGG GGGGATTTGACACAGCTCTTGCAGCGGCCAG GGCTTATGATCGAGCTGCTATAAAGTTTAGGGGAGTTGATGCAGACATCAATTTTCACGTTGATGATTATCAAGACGATATAAGAATT ATGagtaattttacaaaagaTGAATTCGTGTATTCTCTCCGCCGCCAGAACACTGCAGCAGCTAGCAGGggaacttcaaaatataggggAGTCACGCTGCACAAATGTGGCCGGTGGGAAGCTCGCATGGGGCAGTATCTGGGCAGGAA GTATGTTTACTTAGGGCTATACAATAGTGAAGAGGAAGCTGCAAG GGCTTATGACAGGGCTGTTCTGAAATGCATTGGGAGAGAAGCAGTCACAAATTTTGATCCCAACTCATATGATGAGAATTCGATCTATGGGACCAACCCTGCCG AGGGCGACAACGAAGTTGATCTAAATTTAGGAATTGCTCCTCCGAAATCAAACGATGGTAGAAAGGATGAAAACAATTGGAGCAAATTTCTATTCCAAAACGGCTGGAATAACATGCCCAATGATTTCGGAGCAAGAAAAACG GAAAGAGCATTAGAGAAGGGGAATATTAATTCCTTCCCTAGTTGGACATGGCAATTTGAAGCCCCTCTTGTTGGGTCAGCTGCAGTGCCACGCTTCTCTACTGCAGCATCATCAGGATTCCCTTCAATGATTACTGCACCTTCAGTCGTCTCCAATCACCTTCATTATCCGAACACAATGGTCCACGACCGTTACACCCAGTCGATCATCAACCCCAACATGCCTCATTTCTGCTGTAGAAGCTGA